One Longimicrobiales bacterium DNA window includes the following coding sequences:
- a CDS encoding sigma-70 family RNA polymerase sigma factor — MTFSAKRGAFKEGSLDQYLKEISRYPLIDRAEEARLAKLIRRGQEEGLDKLVRSNLRFVVSVAKKYQNQGVPLSDVINEGNLGLIRAAHKFDETKGIKFISYAVWWIRQAILQALAEQSRIVRVPLNRAGALHRIGRRSSTLLQELGREPTVEELADDLDITQDEVERTLAISQSHLSLDAPMTPGEDNRLLDYLPDQYAPGPEDAAYEQALKHTIEEALHSLKEREAKILRLYFGLDGQEPMTLEEIGTILGVTRERIRQIKEKALVRLRHASRARFLETYR; from the coding sequence ATGACCTTCTCCGCCAAACGCGGGGCTTTCAAGGAAGGCTCGCTGGATCAGTACCTGAAGGAGATCAGCAGATATCCGCTGATTGATAGGGCTGAGGAAGCGCGCCTGGCCAAGCTGATCCGTAGGGGTCAGGAAGAGGGGTTGGACAAGTTGGTGCGGTCCAACCTGCGCTTCGTGGTATCTGTCGCGAAGAAGTACCAGAACCAGGGAGTGCCACTCTCTGATGTGATCAATGAGGGTAATCTCGGCCTCATTCGCGCGGCGCATAAATTCGATGAAACCAAGGGCATCAAGTTCATCAGTTATGCCGTCTGGTGGATTCGACAAGCGATCCTGCAGGCCCTCGCAGAACAGAGTCGGATTGTCCGGGTGCCGTTGAATCGGGCGGGCGCGCTTCATCGAATAGGGCGACGCAGCTCCACGCTCTTACAGGAGCTCGGACGTGAGCCGACGGTGGAGGAGCTCGCTGACGACCTCGATATCACGCAGGACGAAGTGGAGCGGACCCTCGCCATATCCCAGTCCCACCTGTCTCTCGACGCCCCTATGACCCCTGGGGAAGACAACCGGCTGCTGGACTACCTCCCAGACCAGTATGCTCCTGGACCGGAGGACGCGGCATACGAACAGGCACTCAAGCATACGATCGAAGAGGCGTTGCACTCGTTGAAGGAACGCGAGGCCAAAATCTTGCGTCTCTACTTCGGTCTCGACGGTCAGGAACCGATGACTCTCGAGGAGATCGGGACCATTCTAGGCGTCACTCGAGAGCGGATCCGCCAGATCAAAGAAAAGGCCCTGGTGCGACTTCGTCACGCGTCCCGGGCGCGCTTCCTGGAGACCTACCGCTAG
- the rpsI gene encoding 30S ribosomal protein S9, with amino-acid sequence MSENQDQIQTVGRRKTSVARVMLRPGKGEWRVNGRTMADYFPRPTHQIRIEEPLKLTELDGQFDVTIRVHGGGLTGQSDAVRMGLARAIVVHDEELRPVLRGKGMLTRDARQVERKKPGRPKARKRFQFSKR; translated from the coding sequence ATGTCCGAGAACCAGGACCAGATCCAGACCGTAGGACGCCGTAAGACGTCCGTCGCACGTGTGATGCTCCGCCCAGGCAAAGGCGAGTGGAGGGTGAACGGTCGCACGATGGCAGACTACTTCCCCCGCCCGACGCATCAGATTCGTATCGAGGAACCACTCAAGCTTACGGAACTCGACGGGCAGTTCGACGTCACGATCCGTGTGCACGGCGGTGGCCTGACGGGCCAGTCCGATGCGGTTCGTATGGGCCTTGCCCGTGCGATCGTCGTGCACGACGAAGAGTTGCGTCCCGTCCTGCGAGGGAAGGGCATGCTGACGCGTGACGCGCGTCAGGTAGAACGGAAGAAGCCTGGTAGGCCCAAGGCACGTAAGCGGTTCCAATTCTCCAAGCGTTAA
- the lepB gene encoding signal peptidase I: MLTSLRRVTDGSKSEDGVRGVSDRDRGIVTELLVDQDRVANGVMAGVREWTKSLVVAFLIFLVIRAFVVEAFQIPTSSMENTLLVGDFLLVNKSVYGTRIPGTDYRLPAFAEPTRGDVVVFNPPHEPNKNYVKRLIGQPGDTLEMRDKNVFLNGSPLYEPYVQFIDRRGDMEHRDMRWQSNHLIASASSRYRPTRDNWGPIVVPRERFFVLGDNRDNSEDSRYWGFVRRDAIRGQPWFVYYSFDPSEEEPAPWLRYIRWRRVGRAIR, from the coding sequence ATGTTGACATCGCTGCGGCGGGTCACTGATGGATCCAAGAGTGAGGATGGCGTGCGCGGGGTATCGGATCGAGATCGAGGCATTGTCACGGAACTCCTAGTTGACCAGGACCGTGTAGCGAACGGAGTCATGGCCGGCGTGCGCGAATGGACCAAGTCCCTCGTCGTCGCTTTTTTGATATTCTTAGTGATTCGTGCCTTTGTGGTCGAGGCTTTCCAGATTCCGACGTCGTCCATGGAGAACACCCTCCTCGTCGGTGATTTCCTGTTGGTGAATAAGTCCGTTTATGGGACACGAATCCCAGGGACGGACTACCGACTCCCCGCGTTCGCAGAGCCGACGCGTGGCGATGTCGTAGTCTTCAACCCGCCGCACGAGCCGAACAAGAACTATGTAAAGCGGCTCATCGGGCAGCCGGGTGATACCCTCGAGATGCGGGACAAAAACGTCTTCCTCAACGGGTCCCCACTGTACGAACCCTACGTTCAGTTCATCGACCGGCGTGGCGACATGGAGCACCGGGACATGAGGTGGCAGTCGAACCATCTCATCGCCTCTGCGTCGTCCAGGTACCGTCCCACCCGGGATAACTGGGGGCCCATCGTCGTGCCCCGAGAACGCTTTTTTGTTCTGGGTGACAATCGGGATAACAGCGAAGATTCGAGATATTGGGGCTTCGTCCGGCGCGATGCGATCCGGGGGCAGCCGTGGTTCGTGTATTACTCGTTCGATCCGAGTGAGGAGGAGCCCGCGCCTTGGCTTCGGTACATTCGTTGGCGTCGAGTCGGTCGGGCGATCCGGTAA
- the rplM gene encoding 50S ribosomal protein L13, whose product MRTYTPKANEIEHHWWLVDAADKPLGRLATEIATILRGKHKPMYTPHLDTGDYVVVINAEKVALTGNKADQKTYFRHSGYMGGEKHIPFRRMIASHPERVIELAVKGMIPKNALGRAMRLKLKVYAGADHPHQGQAPEPLTFE is encoded by the coding sequence ATGCGAACGTATACACCGAAGGCCAACGAGATTGAGCATCATTGGTGGCTCGTCGACGCGGCAGATAAGCCGTTGGGACGCCTCGCCACCGAGATCGCTACGATCCTTCGCGGCAAACACAAGCCGATGTACACGCCCCATCTCGACACGGGTGATTATGTTGTCGTCATCAATGCCGAGAAAGTGGCGCTTACCGGAAACAAAGCCGACCAGAAGACGTACTTCCGCCATTCTGGCTACATGGGTGGTGAAAAGCACATTCCCTTCCGGCGCATGATCGCGTCGCACCCCGAGCGCGTTATTGAGCTTGCGGTGAAGGGCATGATTCCGAAGAACGCCCTGGGTCGTGCAATGAGATTGAAACTGAAGGTTTACGCGGGCGCGGATCATCCGCATCAGGGCCAAGCGCCCGAGCCCCTGACATTCGAATAG